From one Zhongshania sp. R06B22 genomic stretch:
- a CDS encoding NAD-dependent succinate-semialdehyde dehydrogenase, with protein MLTLNRPELFRQQAYINGLWLNAASGETTSVYNPANGELLGTIPRLSDLETRAAIDSAELAWSPWRKLTAKERSIFLRRWFNLIQANAEDIAQIMTAEQGKPLAEARGEVQYAASFIEWFSEEAKRTYGDVIPSPASDKRLIVVKEPVGVCAAITPWNFPAAMITRKVAPALAAGCTMLVRPADSTPFTALALAALAEEAGIPAGVFNVLTGKSRVIGAEFTSSPKVRKLSFTGSTEVGRKLMEQCAPTLKKLSLELGGNAPFIVFEDADLDAAVEGAMVSKFRNTGQTCVCTNRFYVHDKVYASFTEKLAKAVAALKVGNGVDEGVSQGPLIDEAAVLKVEQHIENALGLGAKILSGGKRHALGGSFFEPTVLTEVSQEMLIVHEETFGPVAPILRFHSDDEVIRLANDTEFGLASYFYSRDIARVWKVAEALEYGMVGINTGLISNEVAPFGGVKQSGFGREGSHYGIDEYQIVKYMCMGGLE; from the coding sequence ATGTTAACGCTCAACAGACCGGAATTATTTCGCCAGCAAGCCTATATCAATGGCCTGTGGCTTAACGCAGCATCTGGCGAAACCACCTCGGTGTATAACCCTGCGAATGGCGAGTTACTGGGCACAATTCCCCGTCTCAGCGACCTTGAAACTCGCGCTGCAATCGACTCTGCCGAATTGGCTTGGAGCCCGTGGCGCAAGCTGACAGCCAAAGAGCGCAGCATTTTTTTACGGCGCTGGTTTAATTTGATTCAAGCCAACGCCGAAGACATCGCCCAGATTATGACCGCAGAGCAGGGCAAGCCCCTGGCCGAGGCGCGGGGCGAAGTTCAGTATGCGGCGTCTTTTATTGAGTGGTTTTCTGAAGAAGCTAAGCGGACCTACGGCGATGTTATTCCCAGCCCAGCCAGTGATAAACGCCTGATAGTGGTCAAGGAGCCGGTGGGTGTGTGTGCAGCCATTACACCGTGGAATTTCCCCGCCGCCATGATTACTAGAAAAGTGGCGCCGGCCTTAGCGGCGGGTTGTACGATGTTAGTCAGGCCCGCTGATTCCACTCCGTTTACGGCATTGGCATTGGCGGCCTTGGCTGAAGAGGCGGGTATACCCGCTGGGGTTTTTAATGTTCTCACCGGCAAGTCGCGGGTCATTGGTGCGGAGTTCACATCCAGCCCTAAAGTGCGCAAGTTGTCCTTCACCGGATCTACTGAAGTGGGTCGAAAATTAATGGAGCAGTGTGCGCCGACCTTAAAGAAACTGTCTTTAGAGCTGGGCGGCAATGCACCATTTATTGTGTTCGAGGATGCTGACTTAGATGCCGCGGTTGAGGGCGCAATGGTGTCTAAATTCCGCAATACTGGTCAGACCTGTGTGTGTACCAATCGCTTTTATGTTCACGATAAAGTCTATGCGAGTTTTACTGAAAAACTGGCTAAGGCAGTGGCTGCGCTTAAAGTAGGTAATGGCGTTGACGAGGGTGTGTCGCAGGGACCGCTGATTGACGAGGCTGCGGTGTTAAAGGTCGAGCAGCATATTGAAAACGCCTTAGGTTTGGGGGCCAAGATTTTAAGTGGCGGTAAGCGCCATGCTCTTGGGGGAAGTTTCTTTGAGCCAACAGTGCTTACTGAAGTAAGCCAAGAGATGCTGATTGTTCATGAGGAAACCTTTGGGCCGGTTGCGCCGATACTGCGTTTCCACAGTGATGATGAGGTTATTCGACTCGCCAATGATACTGAGTTTGGTTTGGCGAGTTACTTTTACAGCCGCGATATTGCTCGGGTGTGGAAGGTGGCTGAGGCGCTAGAGTACGGCATGGTGGGCATTAACACCGGCTTAATTTCAAATGAAGTGGCGCCCTTCGGTGGTGTAAAACAATCTGGTTTTGGTCGTGAAGGTTCGCACTACGGTATTGATGAATACCAAATTGTGAAATACATGTGCATGGGTGGTCTTGAGTAG
- a CDS encoding LrgB family protein — protein sequence MNDIIYGPLFAITLTLLAYQGAMFLYNKSGRTAILHPTISGATLIALALLLMQQDYHAYYKDVNWLTFLLGPATVALAVPLYRQLHLLRNMASTLLITVTTGAIFASTSALIIAWFFGANRDTLLSLTTKSITTPIAITVTEDLGGITTIAVASVILTGVVGITTITWLFNKLDIQDDRLWGFCLGLSAHAIGTSRAFERSPVAGAFSSLALCLTGTFTAVFVPFAAGWFL from the coding sequence ATGAACGACATAATTTACGGCCCCCTGTTCGCCATCACCCTCACACTACTGGCATATCAAGGGGCGATGTTTCTGTATAACAAAAGTGGTCGCACCGCCATTTTGCACCCCACTATTAGCGGAGCCACCTTAATAGCGCTGGCATTGCTGCTGATGCAGCAGGATTATCACGCCTATTATAAAGATGTAAATTGGCTGACCTTTTTACTAGGCCCCGCCACCGTCGCCCTCGCCGTGCCGCTTTACCGGCAGCTGCATTTGCTGCGGAATATGGCCAGCACCTTACTGATTACCGTCACCACTGGCGCCATTTTCGCGTCAACATCGGCGCTGATCATCGCCTGGTTTTTTGGCGCCAATCGAGACACCCTGTTATCACTCACCACTAAATCGATCACCACCCCCATCGCCATCACCGTGACCGAAGATCTCGGCGGTATAACCACCATCGCAGTGGCATCGGTGATTCTCACCGGCGTGGTGGGCATCACCACCATTACCTGGCTATTCAATAAGTTAGATATTCAAGACGACCGTTTGTGGGGTTTTTGTCTCGGCCTTTCTGCCCATGCCATCGGCACCTCGCGGGCCTTTGAACGCAGCCCAGTGGCGGGTGCATTCTCCAGCTTGGCCCTGTGCCTAACCGGCACCTTTACGGCCGTGTTCGTGCCCTTCGCGGCGGGCTGGTTTTTATAA
- a CDS encoding CidA/LrgA family protein: MLAGFLTLLGCQLLGEFIQRALDLPLPGPVIGMLLLFIGLCIHGKVPKDLETGSQRLIELLPMLLMAPAAGVFFLGAGFADQWPAFIAAVTLGTVSTIVFCGLLIRFLHSRNTPS; the protein is encoded by the coding sequence ATGCTAGCTGGCTTTCTGACTCTGCTTGGCTGCCAACTACTGGGCGAGTTTATACAGCGCGCCTTGGACCTGCCGCTGCCCGGCCCGGTTATAGGCATGTTGCTACTATTTATTGGCCTGTGCATTCACGGCAAGGTGCCAAAAGATTTAGAAACCGGCAGTCAGCGCTTAATAGAATTACTGCCTATGCTTTTGATGGCACCGGCCGCTGGGGTATTTTTTCTGGGGGCCGGCTTTGCTGATCAGTGGCCGGCGTTTATTGCCGCCGTCACCCTTGGCACTGTGAGTACTATCGTGTTTTGCGGCTTATTAATCCGTTTTCTACACAGCCGGAACACGCCGTCATGA
- a CDS encoding disulfide bond formation protein B: MSLTPRWIYAFIVVCCSALLAYALYTQYFDGLHPCPLCITQRAFFVLTALVALIALITNPHQNGRYVSAGLMLVTTIAGGSVAYRQVWLQSLPPDQVPACGPSLEYMFSNLPFGEAFRTLMLGDGNCAEIVWTLFGFSMPNWSLFAFIGLGAAAIVSALPMLKR, from the coding sequence ATGTCACTGACGCCCCGATGGATATACGCTTTTATTGTTGTCTGCTGCAGCGCGCTGCTAGCGTATGCACTTTACACCCAGTATTTTGACGGTCTACACCCCTGCCCACTGTGCATTACCCAGCGCGCCTTTTTTGTTCTGACCGCCCTCGTCGCCTTAATCGCCTTAATCACCAACCCCCACCAAAACGGCCGCTATGTCAGCGCCGGGCTGATGCTGGTAACCACCATTGCCGGCGGCTCAGTGGCCTATCGCCAAGTGTGGCTGCAAAGTCTGCCACCAGATCAGGTGCCTGCCTGCGGCCCCAGCCTAGAATATATGTTTAGCAATCTACCCTTTGGCGAAGCCTTTCGCACCCTAATGTTGGGCGATGGCAACTGCGCAGAAATCGTCTGGACGCTGTTTGGCTTCAGTATGCCCAACTGGTCGCTATTCGCCTTTATCGGCCTAGGTGCTGCCGCCATCGTCAGCGCACTGCCGATGTTAAAACGCTAA
- a CDS encoding ACP phosphodiesterase → MNYLAHFHLAHQLASRTGLDQQGLLIGGLLGDFVKGPLQGNYPAAWEIGIRLHRRIDALTDSHTLVSECLAILPAGYRRYGGIMLDVCFDHCLSLRWNELHASPINSFTQDCYQHVLLNKGDYPRAAARQIHFLAEYDVLSKMDSWDNIEAMLARIAKRVPRENPLSYCGGELALRLPFIEQQFLSLYPALQEQLFEEFSSLSTP, encoded by the coding sequence GTGAATTATCTCGCCCACTTTCATTTGGCCCACCAGCTGGCAAGTCGCACTGGCTTAGATCAACAGGGCCTATTGATTGGTGGGCTGCTAGGCGACTTTGTTAAAGGCCCACTGCAGGGTAATTATCCCGCAGCATGGGAAATCGGCATTCGCCTTCACCGCCGCATAGACGCACTCACCGACAGTCATACACTGGTTAGCGAGTGCCTCGCTATATTGCCAGCGGGCTATCGTCGCTACGGCGGCATTATGTTAGATGTGTGCTTTGATCACTGCCTGAGTCTGCGCTGGAATGAGCTACACGCAAGTCCGATTAATAGCTTTACTCAGGATTGCTATCAGCACGTACTCCTGAACAAGGGCGACTACCCGCGAGCGGCCGCAAGGCAAATACATTTTTTGGCGGAATACGATGTCCTCAGTAAAATGGACAGCTGGGATAACATTGAGGCCATGCTGGCGCGTATCGCAAAGCGAGTACCTAGAGAAAACCCCTTGAGTTACTGCGGTGGGGAACTCGCGCTTCGCCTGCCTTTTATTGAGCAGCAGTTCCTTAGCCTATACCCGGCGCTGCAGGAGCAGTTGTTTGAGGAATTTAGCAGCTTATCTACACCCTAA
- the gshA gene encoding glutamate--cysteine ligase, which yields MATSLEQRLAFFAAAPRQHLLREIQRGVEKESLRADPEAILAQTDHPAAFGSAMTHPSITTDFSEALLEFITPVSNSIDDTLNELDAIHRFAVSEMGDETIWNASMPCRLGKNDSDIPVARFGSSNTATMKTRYRLGLGHRYGRKMQTIAGIHYNFSLPKSVWEELHAAENSDLPLKTYITNNYFGLIRNFRRYAWLLIYLFGAAPAVSRCFLNGKPHQLQPLGEHTLYGPHATSLRMGDLGYQSNAQKNLHICYNHLDFYVETLKGAITTSHSDYEGIAKGEQLSSGLLQIENEFYSPIRPKRVTESGEIPLGALCRGGVEYIEVRCIDVNPMLPVGINAEQIRFIDAFLLYCLYQDSPPCNDDHNAEISRNLLTVVNRGREPGLELEQSGSPRPLAEWAEELIGEIGRVAAQLDSAHSSDAYSQSCEAQLAKVHDVSLTPSAQILAALEKRNDSYYHYAMEESLQHAKVFRERGLSAEESERFASMRETSIAALAEVEAEQNENFDEYLRRFYEQYQDL from the coding sequence TTGGCCACATCGCTAGAACAAAGGCTGGCATTTTTTGCAGCAGCTCCACGACAACATCTCTTGCGAGAGATCCAGCGCGGCGTCGAGAAAGAAAGCCTCAGAGCCGACCCCGAGGCAATACTGGCCCAAACCGATCACCCCGCGGCGTTTGGCTCGGCCATGACCCATCCCTCAATCACCACCGATTTCTCAGAAGCCTTACTGGAGTTCATCACCCCGGTAAGCAACTCTATAGACGACACCTTAAATGAGTTAGACGCCATACATCGCTTTGCTGTGAGTGAAATGGGCGATGAAACCATTTGGAATGCGAGCATGCCCTGTCGCTTGGGCAAAAACGACAGCGACATTCCCGTCGCCCGCTTTGGCAGCAGCAATACCGCCACTATGAAAACCCGTTATCGCCTAGGTTTAGGGCACCGCTACGGTCGCAAAATGCAAACCATTGCTGGTATTCACTACAATTTCTCTCTACCCAAATCGGTGTGGGAAGAGTTACACGCCGCCGAAAATAGCGATTTGCCACTCAAGACCTATATCACCAATAACTACTTTGGCTTAATTCGTAACTTCCGCCGCTATGCTTGGCTGCTCATCTATTTATTTGGCGCCGCACCGGCAGTATCGCGCTGCTTTTTAAACGGTAAACCACATCAATTGCAGCCATTGGGAGAGCACACCCTTTACGGCCCGCACGCGACGTCACTGCGTATGGGTGACTTGGGCTATCAAAGCAACGCCCAGAAAAACCTGCACATTTGCTACAACCATTTAGATTTCTATGTGGAGACATTGAAGGGTGCCATCACCACTTCGCATAGCGACTACGAAGGTATTGCCAAGGGCGAGCAACTATCATCCGGCCTGCTCCAAATTGAAAACGAATTTTACAGCCCCATTCGCCCTAAGCGTGTCACCGAGAGCGGCGAGATTCCGCTGGGCGCCCTCTGCCGTGGTGGGGTGGAATATATAGAGGTGCGCTGTATTGATGTGAACCCCATGTTGCCGGTGGGTATTAACGCAGAGCAAATCCGCTTTATTGATGCCTTTTTACTCTACTGCCTTTATCAAGATAGCCCGCCCTGTAACGACGACCACAACGCTGAGATCAGTCGCAATTTATTGACGGTGGTGAATCGCGGTCGTGAACCTGGTCTAGAGCTAGAACAAAGCGGCAGTCCTAGGCCGCTGGCAGAATGGGCGGAAGAATTAATCGGCGAGATTGGTCGGGTTGCCGCCCAGCTCGATTCTGCCCACAGCAGCGATGCGTATAGCCAAAGCTGCGAAGCCCAACTTGCCAAGGTTCACGATGTCAGCCTCACCCCGTCGGCACAGATTTTGGCGGCGCTAGAGAAACGCAACGACAGCTACTATCACTACGCCATGGAAGAGTCGCTGCAACACGCCAAGGTATTTCGCGAGCGCGGCCTAAGCGCCGAAGAGAGCGAACGCTTTGCAAGCATGCGCGAAACCTCGATTGCTGCCCTAGCAGAGGTTGAGGCCGAGCAAAACGAAAACTTCGACGAATATCTCCGTCGCTTCTATGAGCAGTATCAGGATCTGTGA
- a CDS encoding Dyp-type peroxidase, giving the protein MSEPQAGIFVEGSSSHFFLEYKLVDGLSLEQLSDSVSKAVALSDAGVNRVWAFGADCWRSIAPAACPADLKPFAAIGEGRQVAPASQRGIFLWLHGDNHSANFDAAMTATAALAAVATLQLEKIGFLYKDSRDLTGFIDGTENPKGRGQQTVALIPEDEPGAGGSYVMSQQWVHNLRSFSALSQPEQEAVIGRTKPDSIELNDEAMPDNSHVSRSDVKINGVAQKLYRRSVPYGGVLEHGLYFLAFSADIRRFDHILQSMFGVSGDGVHDRLTDFSTPVSGSYWFAPSAAELFAIGSL; this is encoded by the coding sequence ATGTCTGAACCACAGGCCGGTATTTTTGTTGAGGGGAGCAGCTCTCATTTTTTTCTGGAATATAAACTTGTTGACGGTCTAAGCCTTGAGCAGCTGAGCGATTCGGTGTCGAAGGCAGTGGCTTTGAGCGACGCCGGTGTAAATCGGGTATGGGCATTTGGTGCCGATTGCTGGCGCAGTATTGCACCGGCTGCCTGCCCCGCCGATTTAAAGCCGTTTGCGGCAATTGGCGAGGGTCGGCAGGTAGCCCCTGCAAGCCAGCGAGGTATTTTTCTGTGGCTGCATGGCGATAATCATAGTGCAAACTTTGATGCGGCGATGACTGCCACCGCTGCATTGGCGGCCGTTGCGACGCTGCAGTTAGAGAAAATCGGCTTTTTGTATAAAGACTCCCGGGATTTGACCGGCTTTATAGATGGCACCGAAAACCCCAAGGGGCGAGGGCAGCAGACGGTCGCCTTAATTCCGGAGGACGAGCCCGGCGCCGGTGGTAGCTATGTGATGAGTCAGCAGTGGGTGCATAATTTAAGGTCGTTTAGCGCCCTGAGTCAGCCTGAGCAAGAGGCGGTCATTGGCCGTACCAAGCCCGACAGTATTGAACTCAATGACGAGGCAATGCCGGATAATTCCCATGTTAGCCGCAGTGATGTAAAAATAAATGGCGTTGCCCAAAAATTATACCGGCGTAGTGTGCCCTATGGTGGTGTCTTGGAACATGGCTTGTATTTTCTGGCATTTAGCGCCGATATTCGCCGATTCGACCATATATTGCAGAGCATGTTTGGCGTCAGCGGCGATGGTGTTCACGACCGTTTAACGGACTTTTCCACGCCAGTGAGCGGAAGTTATTGGTTTGCGCCATCAGCCGCTGAACTTTTTGCAATCGGCTCCCTCTAA
- a CDS encoding PQQ-dependent dehydrogenase, methanol/ethanol family, with the protein MNNIGLPPLRWVSLVCAPLFLLACSKAPIPADMASAAEPVIVQEWSKHGGSDAEQRFSPLEQITPANVEQLGLAWAFDLGVSRGIEATPLVVDGVIYVTATWNKVSALDARTGELRWQFDPQVDRSKAADLCCDAVNRGVAYSDGKIITGTIDGRLIALDAKTGKKLWDVVTVDQSQPYTITGAPRIVNGKAIIGNGGAEYGVRGYVSAYDVNNGDMVWRFYTVPGNPADGFESPAMAKAAETWKGEWWKYGGGGTVWDSMAYDPELDLLYVGVGNGSPWNQNIRSPGGGDNLYLSSIVALRPETGEYVWHYQTTPGETWDYTATQHMILAELDIDGKPRKVIMQAPKNGFFYVIDRATGELLSAENYVPVNWATHIDTKTGRPAEVPEARWGGRAPHLQLPGPFGGHNWHPMSFSPDTGLVYIPAIEAPYIYSDDKNFSFKEGHWNTGADSAMGSLPTDMAQFKAIKAALKGRLLAWDPVKQRPAWQVEHGSPWNGGVLSTAGGLVFQGNADAKLVAYRADTGERLWDFFAQTGIVAPPISYELDGEQYLAVASGWGGTFTLVYGGLFPAGSDAGVGRLMVFKLGATAKLPVLAESTMAKPTPPASTANAATIAKGKQLYDNNCVVCHGDHVISSGLIPDLRWSPLLNSDEAFKAVVIDGGLTSRGMPAFRGIISESELKILRAYIISAANEGLEEKLGIGK; encoded by the coding sequence ATGAATAATATCGGTCTGCCCCCCTTGCGGTGGGTCAGTTTGGTTTGTGCTCCGCTATTTCTATTGGCGTGCAGTAAAGCGCCTATACCGGCAGATATGGCGTCGGCTGCTGAGCCAGTCATCGTTCAGGAGTGGAGTAAGCACGGCGGCAGTGACGCAGAGCAGCGGTTCTCGCCGCTTGAGCAGATTACCCCTGCCAATGTTGAGCAATTAGGCTTGGCGTGGGCATTCGATTTGGGCGTTAGTCGCGGTATTGAGGCGACACCGCTAGTGGTTGATGGTGTGATTTATGTGACCGCTACCTGGAATAAAGTGTCTGCGCTAGACGCGAGAACGGGTGAGCTGCGCTGGCAATTTGACCCCCAGGTCGATCGCAGCAAGGCGGCCGATTTGTGCTGTGATGCGGTGAATCGTGGGGTCGCTTATTCCGACGGCAAAATCATCACGGGCACTATTGATGGTCGCTTAATCGCATTAGATGCCAAAACCGGCAAAAAATTATGGGACGTTGTCACCGTAGATCAAAGTCAGCCATACACCATTACCGGTGCGCCGCGGATTGTTAATGGCAAGGCCATTATTGGTAATGGCGGCGCGGAATACGGTGTGCGTGGCTATGTGTCAGCTTATGACGTTAATAATGGCGACATGGTTTGGCGCTTTTATACGGTGCCCGGTAATCCTGCCGACGGCTTTGAAAGCCCAGCAATGGCCAAGGCCGCAGAAACCTGGAAAGGCGAGTGGTGGAAATACGGTGGTGGCGGCACGGTATGGGACTCCATGGCCTACGACCCAGAGCTGGATTTACTTTATGTTGGGGTTGGTAATGGCTCACCCTGGAATCAAAATATTCGCAGCCCCGGTGGCGGCGACAATCTCTATCTCTCTTCGATAGTCGCGCTGCGGCCCGAGACGGGCGAGTACGTTTGGCATTACCAAACGACCCCAGGAGAGACTTGGGATTACACCGCCACCCAGCATATGATTCTGGCGGAGCTAGATATTGATGGTAAGCCGCGCAAAGTTATTATGCAGGCGCCCAAAAATGGCTTTTTCTATGTGATTGATCGCGCCACCGGTGAACTTCTGTCGGCAGAGAATTACGTTCCCGTTAACTGGGCAACGCATATTGATACGAAAACTGGTCGGCCGGCAGAAGTGCCCGAGGCACGTTGGGGTGGACGAGCGCCACACTTACAATTGCCGGGCCCGTTTGGCGGGCATAACTGGCATCCCATGTCGTTCAGCCCCGATACCGGACTTGTTTATATTCCTGCTATCGAAGCCCCCTATATATATTCAGATGATAAAAACTTTAGCTTTAAAGAAGGCCATTGGAATACCGGTGCAGACAGCGCGATGGGTTCGCTGCCCACCGACATGGCGCAATTTAAAGCCATAAAGGCTGCGCTGAAAGGTCGCCTATTGGCCTGGGATCCGGTTAAGCAGCGTCCGGCTTGGCAGGTGGAGCATGGCAGCCCTTGGAATGGCGGGGTCTTGTCGACCGCAGGCGGCTTGGTATTTCAGGGTAATGCCGATGCCAAGCTGGTTGCCTATCGGGCCGACACAGGTGAGCGTTTGTGGGACTTCTTTGCCCAGACCGGGATTGTGGCGCCACCGATTAGCTATGAGTTAGACGGTGAGCAATACCTTGCGGTGGCCTCAGGTTGGGGCGGAACCTTCACCCTGGTTTATGGTGGTCTGTTCCCCGCAGGAAGCGATGCCGGTGTCGGCCGTTTAATGGTATTTAAACTAGGCGCCACCGCCAAGTTACCGGTCTTGGCAGAGTCTACTATGGCAAAACCGACACCGCCGGCATCTACTGCCAATGCGGCGACGATCGCTAAAGGTAAGCAACTTTACGATAACAATTGTGTTGTTTGTCATGGCGATCACGTTATTTCTAGTGGACTAATTCCTGACTTGCGCTGGTCGCCGCTACTTAATAGCGATGAGGCGTTTAAAGCCGTGGTGATTGACGGTGGTTTAACGTCGCGCGGTATGCCTGCTTTTAGGGGCATAATCAGTGAAAGCGAATTAAAAATACTGCGTGCCTATATTATTTCTGCGGCCAATGAAGGCCTGGAAGAGAAGCTGGGAATAGGTAAATAA
- a CDS encoding YidH family protein, with amino-acid sequence MSNDSEIRDLLALERTRLANERTFLAYIRTALSLIAGAIVLFQFFASLHAYLAIAWVLVIFGLLVLIFGIYRFFYVRSELSRYRAKPSNSPNQ; translated from the coding sequence ATGAGTAATGACTCAGAGATACGTGACTTACTGGCTTTGGAACGCACACGTCTTGCTAATGAGCGGACATTTCTTGCATACATCCGCACGGCCCTATCATTGATTGCTGGTGCAATAGTATTATTTCAGTTTTTCGCATCTCTGCATGCCTATCTTGCGATAGCGTGGGTTCTCGTAATTTTTGGCTTACTAGTGCTCATCTTTGGAATCTATAGATTTTTTTATGTCCGATCTGAGCTTAGTAGATATCGAGCTAAGCCAAGTAATTCACCCAATCAATAG
- a CDS encoding acyl-CoA thioesterase, whose product MNVSTNTRYIPTASEMLQLDEIAKDRFRARHNLDNMAGVTFGGQALGQSLAAATRTVSNWKCHSLNGFFMRGGMIDDTIDYAVERLSDSRNFATRRVTAEQGGRVIFELLCSFHAGEEGLSHQFTELGNPPDPESLLSLEMFAQQNSHRLPEHIIAVLSKPYIFELRMLHPEHYFESPDTAFRDFWIRTPSAADVGDERDHHSLLAMMSDYWLPGTIAVPHGREAGIKFLASLNHSLWIHAAVKVDQWLLYRTESHWAANGRGLVTGKIFTQSGLLIASVTQEAVLR is encoded by the coding sequence GTGAACGTCTCTACAAATACCCGATACATTCCCACTGCCAGTGAAATGCTGCAATTAGACGAAATTGCTAAAGATCGCTTTCGCGCTCGCCACAACCTCGACAATATGGCCGGCGTCACCTTTGGCGGCCAAGCCCTTGGTCAATCGCTAGCCGCCGCGACACGCACGGTAAGCAATTGGAAATGCCACAGCCTAAACGGCTTTTTTATGCGGGGCGGGATGATCGATGACACCATTGATTATGCGGTTGAACGCCTCAGTGATAGCCGAAACTTTGCGACTCGCCGGGTGACGGCAGAGCAAGGTGGGCGGGTGATATTCGAGCTACTGTGCTCTTTCCACGCAGGCGAGGAGGGTCTAAGTCATCAATTTACTGAGCTCGGCAATCCGCCCGACCCTGAGTCACTACTCAGTCTAGAAATGTTTGCCCAGCAAAATAGTCATCGCCTACCAGAGCACATCATTGCGGTGCTTTCCAAGCCCTATATTTTTGAGCTGCGGATGCTGCATCCAGAACACTATTTTGAAAGTCCCGATACCGCCTTTCGCGATTTTTGGATTCGCACCCCCTCGGCTGCTGATGTCGGCGATGAACGCGACCACCACTCTCTTCTGGCTATGATGTCCGACTATTGGCTGCCGGGTACAATAGCCGTGCCACACGGACGCGAAGCCGGGATAAAATTTCTGGCGTCTTTGAATCACTCGCTGTGGATACACGCAGCGGTTAAAGTAGATCAGTGGTTGCTATACCGAACCGAAAGCCACTGGGCTGCGAATGGCAGAGGTCTTGTCACCGGCAAAATATTTACACAATCAGGTCTGCTAATTGCGTCCGTTACCCAAGAGGCCGTGTTGCGCTAA
- a CDS encoding YqaE/Pmp3 family membrane protein, whose protein sequence is MDIIRIIFAILLPPLGVFLQVGLGKHFWLNIILTLCGYLPGIIHAVYIIAKK, encoded by the coding sequence TTGGACATCATCCGTATTATTTTTGCGATATTGCTGCCGCCACTTGGGGTATTTTTACAAGTGGGTTTAGGTAAGCACTTTTGGTTAAATATTATTTTGACACTCTGCGGTTATTTGCCGGGAATTATTCATGCGGTTTATATCATTGCTAAAAAATGA
- a CDS encoding DUF4112 domain-containing protein translates to MINPTAEQRLQRSRQFAILLDGAWGIPFTRVKFGVDALLGLLPVAGDLVSAILGLGIVWQAHMLAAPSSVKFKMLANIGLDFVLGIVPIIGDIADVAFRKNIRNVDLLEDWLKNKALKRANPQTKLG, encoded by the coding sequence ATGATAAATCCCACGGCAGAACAGCGACTGCAACGCAGTCGCCAATTCGCGATTTTATTAGACGGCGCCTGGGGTATTCCTTTTACCCGAGTAAAATTTGGTGTCGACGCTCTACTTGGTTTGCTGCCGGTCGCGGGTGATTTAGTAAGTGCCATACTTGGCTTAGGTATTGTTTGGCAGGCGCATATGCTTGCTGCGCCCTCCTCGGTAAAATTCAAAATGTTGGCTAATATCGGCCTGGATTTTGTGCTTGGAATTGTGCCAATTATCGGTGATATCGCGGATGTGGCGTTTCGAAAAAATATCCGCAATGTTGACTTGCTTGAGGACTGGTTAAAAAACAAAGCTCTTAAGAGGGCAAACCCCCAAACCAAATTGGGCTAG
- a CDS encoding BLUF domain-containing protein, whose product MRQLIYVSALSRAQSPSCVDDILRQSIRNNKVSDITGILLFINGSFLQVLEGPSDALDSTYAKILDDPRHTDELKILDTEILARQFDGWSMGHAELSRKELDQFIGKNNFFTSGRCLTELNSGTVRRVLTEFREGRWRRQIR is encoded by the coding sequence TTGAGGCAACTGATATACGTTAGCGCTTTGTCCAGAGCGCAAAGTCCCTCATGTGTTGACGATATCTTGCGGCAATCAATTCGCAACAATAAGGTTAGTGACATTACGGGGATATTATTGTTTATCAATGGCAGTTTCCTGCAAGTCTTGGAGGGTCCATCTGATGCCCTTGATTCTACATACGCAAAGATTCTTGATGATCCCAGGCATACCGACGAGCTTAAGATTTTAGACACCGAGATATTGGCGAGACAATTTGATGGGTGGTCAATGGGCCATGCTGAACTTTCGAGAAAAGAGCTTGATCAATTTATAGGGAAAAATAACTTTTTCACCAGCGGTCGCTGTCTTACAGAGCTAAACAGCGGGACGGTACGCCGAGTGTTAACTGAATTTCGCGAGGGCAGATGGCGTCGCCAGATCCGCTGA